In the Brachionichthys hirsutus isolate HB-005 chromosome 13, CSIRO-AGI_Bhir_v1, whole genome shotgun sequence genome, ctacacacacacacacacaggtgagtctctcacacacacacacacccccccctcctagCTCAGCTTCCTGTCGTCATGGTTTCAGAGCCGGCCATCCTGGTGATGCATCACTCCATGAAGCCTCATCCTGCCATCACCGCCACGCTGCTGGACTTCATGTGCAGGGTAACGCCCACGCCAACCGGGACACACCTGGACCCCCCTCTCAATCTAGAACCTACTCCCATGACCCGGGACAGACCTGGACCCCCCCCTCACTGTCACTCTAgaacagacatgggcaaacccaggcccgggggccatatgcggcccgttggtctttttaatccggcccgccaaacttgtccaaataatatcattaaataaaattgtataataattaaacctcattcatttgaccttttctctgtaatgctacctgtaaaaggtcaaatcctttaatgcaatagctttcatgtgtcatttatatcagctcacacaaacactccatccatctgttcttggtccggcccctctgtcaaattttagaacctattgtggcccgcgagtcaaaaggtttgcccacccctgctctagaacCTACCCCCATGACCCGGGACAGACCTGGGACCCCCCCTCACTGTCAATCTAGAACCTACCCCCATGACCCGGGACAGACCTGGGACCCCCCAGGTGAAAACGTTTACTGAACCAGAGAAAGGACTTTTAGCTTGACTCACTCTAATCCAGGTGGACTTGCTAAGGAGGCGTGGTCATGTGATCAGGTGGGGGCGTGGTCGTGTGATCAGGTGGGGGCGTGGTCATGTGATCAGGTGGGGGTGTGGTCATGTGATCAGGTGGGGGCGTGGTCATGTGATCAGGTGGGGGCGTGGTCGTGTGATCAGGTGGGGGCGTGGTCATCACATGCTTATTTGCTCCTCCTCAGATCATCCCTCACTTCTTTCCTCCGTTGGAGTCTCAGGTCCGTCATGGCGTCTTTAACTCGCTCACCTTCATCATGGAGAAGCGAGTGTTGGCGTAagaaacgcacgcacgcacacacgcacacacacacacacaggttaaaTCGTTTGGCGGTATCAGTTATTGATTGTTGATCACTGTTTCTCAGTCACCTCGCGCCGCTCTTTGATAATCCCAAACTGGACCGAGAGCTTCGATCGATGCTCAGAGAGAGATTCCCTGAATTCTGCAGCTCGCCTTCCCCCCCGACCGAAGGtagcgcacacgcacacgcacacgcacacgcacacgcacgcccccacacgcacacgcacgccccccacacgccccccacacgcacacgcacacgcacgccccccacacgcacacgcacgccccccacacgcacacgcacgccccccacacgcacacgcacgccccccacacgcacacgcacgccccccacacgcacacgcacacgcacgccccccacacgcacacgcacgccccccacacgcacgcctcccacacgcacacgcacgccccccacacgcacacgcacgccccccacacgcacacgcacgcccccCACACGCACCAACAGGAAATGTGATCACCCGacctgtgtgtgcgcgtcctaCAGTTAAAATGGAGGAGGCCGTTTCCATGGAGATGGACAACCACATGTTGGACAAGGAGGAGGGTTGCTATGACACCACAGACGCCACCTtcagtgatgatgaggaggaagtgaACAACAAAGGTGATGAGAAGTCGAGTTTAAACGAGATCAAAGCTGAACAATTAGTTAGTGGTTGCTATAGCAACCAGGAATGCTCTTTGGACCCTTGGTCCTACCTGGTCCAGGTGAACTTTATAGTAATGACCTCATACTGCTGTCTGACCAATCGCTGTGCAGGAAAGAAGAGGGAGTTCAGGTTCCATCCAATCAGAGAGGCTGTGATGGAGGAGCCCGCTGACATCACACCCTGGCTCCACCAATTAGACGACAGCATGAAGGAGAaggtccagcagctgcagaaaacCAGGTGGAGGAATATTTATTGATCGTGTCTCTCAGAGACGCAGTAAACAAGAttattgatgacatcattgaTCAGTTTCCTGATCTGTTCTGATCACGTCATCGTTATCATCTCGTTGTGTATcgttgtgtgtcgttgtgtATCGTTGTGTATCGTTGCGTATCGTTGTGTATCGTTGTGTATCGTTGTGTATCGTTGTGTATCGTTGTGTATCGTTGTGTATCGTTGTGTATCGTTGTGTATCGTTGTGTATCGTTgtgtatccactatgcaaagacaataaaggctttctgttctattctatcaATGATCGTCTGTCGTCAGCGACACGGAGGCTCAGTGTCAGGTGATGCAGGAGGCCGTGGATCTGATCCTGGAGGTGAGTTCACTCtgctgtgtactctgtgtactctgtgtactctgctgtgttctctgctgtgtactctgctgtggaCTCTactgtgtactctgctgtgttctctgctgtgtactctgctgtggaCTCTACTGTGTACTCTGTGTTCTCtgctgtgtactctgctgtgtactctgtgtactctaCTGTATACTCTGTAtactctgtgtactctgtgttCTCTGCTGTGTACTCTGTGTTCTCTACTGTAtactctgtgtactctgtgtactctgctgtgtactctgctgtgtactctgctgtgttCTCTGCTGTATAAtctgtgtactctgctgtggaCTCTACTGTAtactctgtgtactctgctgtgtactctgtgttctctgctgtgttctctgctgtgtactctgctgtggaCTCTactgtgtactctgtgtactctgctgtgttctctgctgtgtactctgctgtggaCTCTactgtgtactctgtgtactctgctgtgttctctgctgtgtactctgctgtggaCTCTACTGTGTACTCTGTGTTCTCtgctgtgtactctgtgtactctaCTGTAtactctgtgtactctgtgttCTCTGCTGTGTACTCTGTGTTCTCTACTGTAtactctgtgtactctgtgtactctgctgtgtactctgctgtgtactctgctgtgttctctgctgtatactctgtgtactctgctgtggaCTCTACTGTAtactctgtgtactctgctgtgtactctgtgttctctgctgtgttctctgctgtgtactctgctgtggaCTCTACTGTGTACTCTGTGTTCTCtgctgtgtactctgctgtgtactctgtgtactctaCTGTATACTCTGTAtactctgtgtactctgtgtactctgctgtgttctctgctgtgtactctgtgtactctgctgtgttctctgctgtgtactctgctgtggaCTCTACTGTAtactctgtgtactctgctgtgtaCAGGAGGACTTTGACTCGGAGCAGATGTCGGCTCTGGCCTCGTGTCTGGCTGAACTCTTCAGGGATCATTTCCGGGGCGACGTCCTGCCAGAGGAGATCACGGAGGAGTACGAGCAACAGCACGGCCACGCCCCAGACACGCCCCAGACACGCCCCAGACACGCCCCCTGACCCGTCTGTCCCTCAGGTCGCTGGAGGAGTCCATCTCCAAGCCCGTCTGCCTGGTCTTCAGGAACCTGGCCACCATGCAGGAGGACAACAGCGGCTTCTCGGTGCTGCTCGACATGCTGGCCGAGTTCTACCAGAAGCAGCCCAAGATCGGGTACCACCTGCTGTACTACCTCAAAGCCaggtggggcggggcgggcggggcggggcgggggcaggGTGCGTCAAAGTGCCTTAACGTTTGTGCGTCTGCTCGGCAGCAAAGTGGCGAACGGGAAGATGATGCTGTACGAGTCGTTCGCCCAGGCGACGGCGCTCGGCGACCTGCACACCTGCCTGATGATGGACATGAAGGCGTGTCAGGAGGACGACGTCCGGCTGCTCTGCTACCTCACGCCATCCATATACTCCGAGgtacgcgcgcgcacgcacgcacacaggcacgcacacacacacgcacaccgcccccgtgccccgccccctcacaggTGCGTGTCTCAGTTTCCAGATGAGACGCTCCGAAGCGGCGAGCTGCTCAACATGATCGTAGCCGTCATCGACTCCACGCAGGTAACGCCCCCAGAGGCTCCTCCTACTGACCGGCCGCTCAGTAATCCGATACTTGGTTGCCGTAGTTACAGGAGCTGATGTGCCACGTGATGATGGGGAACCTGGTGATGTTCAGGAAGGACTCGGTGCTCACCATCCTGAGTGAGGAACCGCCTCGGCTCGCCACTGTGTTGCCTTTGGGAGGCGGGGTCTTCACCTGTCCCCGTCTCCGTGTCCAACAGTTCAGTCTCTGGACTGGGAGACCTTTGAGCAGTACAGCACCTGGCAGCTGTTTCTGGCCCACAGCATCCCCCTGGAGACCATCATCCCCATCCTGCAGCACCTCAAGTATAAAGGTGAGTCCTGGAGCGCAGGACacgcccccggccccgcccccggccccgcccccagagCCGTCCTGACCTGGGTCCGTGTGTTCGCAGAGCATCCGGAGGCCTTGTcctgtttgctgctgcagctccgcaGAGAGAAgtacgacacacgcacacacacgccctcgTGTGGAGGGTCCTGCTCCTACAcgtctccgtctgtccctcccAGGCCCAGCGAGGAGATGGTGAAGATGGTCCTGAGCCGTCCCTGCCACCCAGAAGACCAGTTCAGCACCAGCATCCTGAGACACTGGGCGTCCAAACACGACGACACGCTGGGGGAGCACGTCAAGGCCCAGCTGATCAAGAACAACAACCAGCCCCGCAAGAGACAGAGGTGAAGCAAGGGGACACCCGGGGACACCCgggggtctctggggggacGGCCGTCCTCACTAACCGGGTCTTCTCTGTCTGCAGTCTCCGTAGCTCCAGCAGTAAACTGGCTCAGCTGACCCTGGAACAGATCCTGGAGCACATGGACAACCTGAGACTCAGTCTGAGCAACAGCAAGAACAACTGTGAGTCcacgcacgtgcacgtgcacgcacacacacacacaccggtatCAGCTGATTACCGATCAATTGTCTGTCAGTCTTCACACAGACGCCGATTCTTCAGGCTCTGCAACACGTTCAGGCCAGCTGTGACGAAGCGCACAAGATGaggtgcgcacgcacgcacgcacgcacgcacacgcacacgcacacgcacgcacgcacgcacgcgcacacacacgtacacgcacgcacgcacgctgaTGAGGTCACGTCCTCCCGTGCAGGTTCAGCGACCTGTTCGCTCTGGCCGAGGAGTACGAGGACTCCCAGGCGAAGCCTCCCAAGTCTCGCCGCAAGGCTCCGGCGTCCTCGCCTCGCTCGCGGAAAGGAGCGGCTCCGCCCACCAACAACGAGGAGGAGAGCGCCTCCAGCAGCGCCTCGGTGCGTCCCCGGGAGAGGGCAGGGGGGCGGCGGCCTCCGTTGCACGGTCATGTGACCCGTCTCCGTGTCTCTGCTTCCTGCgtttcaggaggaggaagactccaAGCCCAAAGCACCCAAACGAAAGAGGAAGGGCTCATCGGCCGTGGGCTCCGACAGCgactgacccctgacccctgaccaATCACGCGCCAGCGCCTTCCAGAGACACTCGGACCACTGGatgaggccccgcccccgcttGTTGATACGCGCCGACCGCCGCAGGAAGGGAGGGGCTCTGGAGGACTTTAAATCCACGCGGTGAAGTGGATGATGGGCGTGGCTCCCATGTGACTCttctcccatgatgcactgggAGCAGGCGATCATGAACCAGCAGACGGACTGCTTTTATTACAGGGAACCGGATACCGATGATAGAAatatgaggaagatgagattaCATTTgtcccattttcttttttttgggggctGGGGGGGTTATTTGGACTCTTATTGTGAAGGATCTatttttcctgctgtttttagcagctccttcctgtttgtctcgcTGCAGTAAAAGCTCGTGTCAGGAAATCGatataaaactgttttttttatttacttctgGCCGTCACTcgtcgtgtgtgcgtgttgggaCTCGGCCGACGTGGAGTCTGGAGCAGgttggaggacaggaagtgggcTGATGATGACTTCCTGTGTCCGAGGACGCCGTTAGATTGACGTTTGTAAATGTGCAGAACGTAATGCTAAATCCAAAATGgccgacttcctgtttggtttggCTCTTGGCGCCAAGAGCTGATTGGTTCCTTCGGTTCTGGTTCCAG is a window encoding:
- the ints3 gene encoding integrator complex subunit 3, whose amino-acid sequence is MEPAPAKAKPQGRLLVSTQLDAKDELEERLERCVGIVQSLTNGLSEREANDALTANVCKGQQQHEEVCLGLFTLVLTDSNQAQRCYRDLALVNRDGMSVVLVKINQILMEKFLKLQDVPRTQLLWIIKELVKSSIVGVDGVVMTLMKQIAGGDVSMKNLWLAENILDILLDQKEWVLKNGMLVAMAVYTYLRLIVDHGTSSLLPLRQKEVDFCIGMLRDKFTECLIIGRDLVRLLQNVARIPEMELVWKDLLHSPQVLSPQSTGILQLLTARTSRKFLACRLTPDMETKLLFMTSRVRFGQQKRYQDWFQRQYLSTAESQSLRCDLIRYICGVVHPSNEVLSSDILPRWAIIGWLLTTCTSNVAASNAKLALFYDWLFFNPDKDSIMNIEPAILVMHHSMKPHPAITATLLDFMCRIIPHFFPPLESQVRHGVFNSLTFIMEKRVLAHLAPLFDNPKLDRELRSMLRERFPEFCSSPSPPTEVKMEEAVSMEMDNHMLDKEEGCYDTTDATFSDDEEEVNNKGKKREFRFHPIREAVMEEPADITPWLHQLDDSMKEKVQQLQKTSDTEAQCQVMQEAVDLILEEDFDSEQMSALASCLAELFRDHFRGDVLPEEITEESLEESISKPVCLVFRNLATMQEDNSGFSVLLDMLAEFYQKQPKIGYHLLYYLKASKVANGKMMLYESFAQATALGDLHTCLMMDMKACQEDDVRLLCYLTPSIYSEFPDETLRSGELLNMIVAVIDSTQLQELMCHVMMGNLVMFRKDSVLTILIQSLDWETFEQYSTWQLFLAHSIPLETIIPILQHLKYKEHPEALSCLLLQLRREKPSEEMVKMVLSRPCHPEDQFSTSILRHWASKHDDTLGEHVKAQLIKNNNQPRKRQSLRSSSSKLAQLTLEQILEHMDNLRLSLSNSKNNFFTQTPILQALQHVQASCDEAHKMRFSDLFALAEEYEDSQAKPPKSRRKAPASSPRSRKGAAPPTNNEEESASSSASEEEDSKPKAPKRKRKGSSAVGSDSD